Sequence from the Vibrio alfacsensis genome:
GGCTGGGCATGAGCAGTTTTGAATTTGAGCATCCACTTTGGTTCATTATTCTACCGTTACCTTTGGTGGTGTATTACGTTGTCCCTGCGTATCGAACCAAACAAATGGCGATTAAAGTGCCGTTTTTTCGCCAGCTTGTGGATGCCATTGGTGAAACACCCTCAGAAGGGGCAAGCCAACTCACCCCAAGCTGGTGGCAACGCGCGACGCTTATCATTTCTTGGCTCTTAGTTGTGACCGCAATGGCAAAGCCGACAGTACTTGGCGAGCCACAGGTGCGTGAAAGTTTGGGGCGTGATGTCATGGTTGTGGTCGATTTGTCAGGTTCGATGGCAGAGCAAGATTTCACATCAAAAACCGGAGAAAAAATCACTCGTCTTGATGCCGCCAAAGAGGTGTTGAGCGACTTTGCCAAAACGCGTAAAGGCGACCGTCTAGGTCTGATTTTGTTCGGCGATGCAGCATTTGTGCAAACTCCATTCACACCCGATCAAAAAGTGTGGTTAGAGCTCCTTAACCAAACGGATGTGGCAATGGCAGGGCAGAGCACTCATTTAGGCGATGCAATTGGTTTGGCTATTAAGGTGTTTGAGCAAAGCGAAGAGTCACGTTCTGATGTTGAAAAGAGCAAAGAGAAAGTCGCGATTGTTCTGACTGATGGAAATGATACAGGAAGCTTCGTCGAGCCGATTGATGCTGCGAAAGTCGCGAAAGCCAAAGATGTACGTATCCACGTGATTGCCATGGGTGATCCACAAACCGTGGGTGAAACCGCGTTAGATATGGAGACCATCAAACGAATAGCAAAAGAATCCGGAGGTGAAGCGTTTCAAGCCCTCAATCGTGATGAATTGGCGAAAGCCTATGATGAGATTGGTAAGTTAGAGCCACAGCTTTATGAAAGTACCACTTACCGTCCTAAGCAAAGTTTGCATCATTACTTAATGGCTTTGGTGGTTGCGATGTATTTAACTGCGTTCACCTTGGCGACATTTAAGCGTCGTCGCCTTTCGGTAAACAGCGGTAATTCTGCTCAAACACAAAGTGTAAAAGAAGCGGCGCCATGTTTGATTCTCCTTTATTTGGGGTTGGAGCAGAGCAGTTTTTACTCAGTTCCACTTTATTCGCCCGCTGTGGCTCATCGCTTTTATTCCTATGCTCCTTTTATTGTGGTTAAGATGGCGAGAAGAAAGCAAACCAAGTTGGAAAGACATTCTTCCAGAGCATTTACGCCAAGCACTGACGATCGGTGAGTACGGCTGGCGTAAGCAATTGCCACTGAAACTGCTGATGGTGATTGTGTCGATTGCCATCATTATCTGTGCAGGGCCAACCTGGCAACGTCAAGCATCACCATTTGGTGAAGACAAAGCATCGATGTTAGTTATTCTGGATAATAATGATTCGATGCTGCAAAAAGATTTACCACCTAGCCGACTTGAACGCTCGAAGCAGAAAATTCGTGATTTGTTAGACGCAAGAAAAGGCGGCAGCACAGGGTTAGTGGTTTATGCAGGGTCAGCGCACGTTGCGATGCCAATCACGCAAGATAGTAAAGTATTCGAACCTTTCCTTGCGGCAATAACGCCGGAAATTATGCCCGTCGAAGGTAAGTTGGCTGAAAAAGCATTACCACTGATTGATCAGCAATTGCAAGGTCTGCCAGGTTCAACCGTGCTTTTAGTTACAGATGGCGTTAACCCTGCAACCATCACGGCGTATAAAGGTTACTTTGAAAATAAGCCTTATCAGTTTTTGATACTTGCAGCGGGCAACTCGGACATGGTCTCTAATAACCCCGTGGATTTGGATTCGTTGAACAATCTAGCCAGCGCAACGGGGGGACGTCTTGTTGAGGTGACCGTCGATGAACGTGATATTGAAACACTGAATCGTTTAGTTGAACGCAATATGCAATTAAACGGAGAATCGTCCATGCCTTGGAAAGACATGGGATATCTGCTGTTGTTGCCTATTGCCATTATCATGCTGCTTTGGTTCCGTAAAGGTTGGTTAGTGCAATGGTGTGTGGTCGTAATGGTATCTACATCGATGTTTATGACGCCAAAAGCGATGGCTGAGAACATTTCTCTTAAAGCAGAAAAGCCGGAAGTAATTCAAGAAGTCACAGCATGGGATAAAGCCGCACAATGGTGGTGGGATCTTTGGCTAACACCCAACCAGCAGGGCAACGTCTATTTAATAAAATGAATACTTAGAGGCAGCCAAGCACTATATCGATCCGCTAAGAAAAGGGGTGGCTTACTATTATGCGGGTGAGTACAAATTAGCGCATGGCGCATTTTTGGCGTTGCAAAACGACGCTTCGCCAGAGGCAAAAGATTTTGGTTTGTATAATGCAGCGAGTGCACTTGCTCGCCAACGCGAATATCTGGCTGCTCGTGACTTATTACAATCTCTAGCGGACAAAGACATATTGAGTGATAAGTTGCGACCAGACGTGGAACATAACCTTAAAGTGATTGGCGGAATCGTTGAAGAGATTAATCGCACCAGTGAGAGTCAAGCAGGATCGACGGATGGCCCAGAAGAGTCGTTTGAACTGGATCAAGATAAACCACGGACTGCAGATGGTGCGGATGAAAAAACCGTTGCAGAGCTAATGCTTAAAGAAACGTTAAACGCAAATGAAATATTGGGTAGTCAGGAATTGGCTGATAAATGGCTAAAACGTGTCGAAGCCGATCCTAAGTATTTCTTACGTGCCAAGTTTCAAATACAACTGCGAGAGCCTGTTCAAACCGAATCGGATCAAAAACAAGAGGGCCAAGTACAATGATGAATGCAATAAAACTTGGCAAGTACGCTTTGGCTAAGTTTATTAGTCCAATTCCAGTGGTTTGTGCACTGGTATTTTGGGGTGTGGCTAATGCTCAAGATCCCCAAGCGTTTTTGAAGCAAGAAAACGATGTTGAATTATTGGCTTGGGTTGGGAAAGCAGGCGTAACATCTGATAATAAAGAAGCGGCTAAGTTCAGCGTGAATGAGCAGGTGATCTTGTACATTGATGTGGCCACTCCACGCTGGTTTACACGCGGCACACGTATTGGTAGCGTAGAAATTCCTAACGTGATTGCGAAGCAGCGCAATCAATTAGCGACCAATTATACCGAGCGAAAGGACGGTCAAACCTGGTCGCGTCAACGGTGGGAAATTACGTTGTATCCTCAAGCTTCTGGTGAGTATGTCGTTCCTCCAATTGCTGTTAGTGTTGAAGTGTCGGCATCAGATGGGTCAAAGATGTCAGGAGTGCTTTATACACAACCGATCAAGTTTGAAGCGTCAATGCCGTCGGGTTTACTTAATCAGGAGTCTCAGTGGTTTGCTGCAACTAACGTGGAAGTGGTTCAGGAATGGCAAACGTCAAATGATGATTTAAAAGTAGGAGATGCCATCACACGTACTATCACGATTAATGCACAAGACAGTCTTTCGGTGTTATTGCCAGATCTTTTGTCAAATGAATCGACAGCCAGTTATCAAGCGTACCCGCAGCCTAATCGTTTGGATGACACACAAACGCGTGGCGACTATCAATCAAGTCGTATTGAGGAAAGTGTGTATGTTATCCAACAAGGTGGAGAGTTTGCGTTACCTGAGTATCAGTTTCAGTGGTGGAATAGCAAGAATCAGCAACTTGAAACGGTCATTGTGGAAGGCAAAACGTTCAAAGCTAAGCACACGTTGAATTCATTTATACGAATGTATTCTGGATGGCTTGTGGGTTCGTTTGTTACTTTGTTTGTCATAGTCGGCGCTGTATTGATCGCTCATCGATATTATCAAACTCGACCAACACCACCGTGGTTGATGTTCCATCGAATGGTAAAAGCGCAGCAATGGGGAGCAGTCAGAGCCATTTTGTATCAACAACTCAGAGCGAATACGGGGCTATTAGAAATGAATAAAGCCAATAATTCAAAAGATTGGCAGCAACGCTCGAGACAGTTACAGAGTGGTGAAGAAAATCGAGGATTAATGCACTCGGTTTGGAGAACCATCAAAAATATGAAGTCGAAACGTTTTCGGTTTAGGCTCCCTAAAGCGTTACCTAAACTGGATAACGTTGACCAAACGAAAGAGTTGAGCAAATAACGTCAATATGCTCAGAACCACCATATTTATGTGGGTTCATTTGCTAATGCAAAGGCGTCAGCGTTAATATGGACGCTCAGTTTATTGATGTAGTGGATTTTTAATGAGCCAACAATTTATGCAGCGCGCCTTAGAAGTGTCGCGTAATGCGCTTCCTGATTGCCAACCAAATCCGCCAGTGGGTTGTGTTTTAGTGAAAGATGGCCAAATTGTATCAGAGGGATTTACCCAAGCGATTGGTGGCAATCATGCTGAAGTAGAAGCGCTCAATGCTTATCAAGGTGACGTATCTGATGTGACGGCTTACGTTACGTTAGAACCATGTTCTTTTGTGGGACGCACGCCGGCTTGTGCCAAAACTCTAGTGACGAGCGGCATCAAAAAAGTCGTGGTTGCTATGCTTGATCCAGATCCACGTAATGCGGGTACCGGTATCGATATCCTTAAAGAGGGTGGCGTTGAAGTGGAGGTGGGCTTGTGTGGTCAAGAAGTCAGCACCTTTTTGACACCTTATTTAGGTAAATCCTGAGATATCAGTCCAATACGCCGTCAGTGCGAGGTCAAAAATACTCAAAACATGCATCGGCGCTCAAATCTGGTGTTCCGAGTCGTTAAAGATCAAACTGTTAGCTAAAATGAAACTAATGTCCTGTTTGATGTGTACAAGATGAAGAGCACCGATTTAAATCTTATTCCTATTTTTGTGGCAATCTATGAAGAGCAAAACTTATCAAAAGCCGCTGCTCGATTAGACATAAGCCAACCAGCTGTCAGCAAAGCCTTGGCACGTCTACGTGATATCTACGATGAGCCACTATTTCATCGCAGCACTTCAGGGGTTGAACCAACCAGTTTCGCAATGGACATTTATCCAGCCATGGGAGCCGCGCTGAAAAACTTTACGTCGACCCTCTCTGCTTCAAGCAGTTTCGATCCTAAAGTGTCTAACCGTATTTTTTCGATTGCTTGCGTCTCGGTTGCTAGCTACGAGTTGATGCCTCAACTGATGCGTCAAATCCGCAAAAATGCGCCGAATGTAGGTCTGGAAGTGCACCCATTGTTTACGGAAGATTATGAAAGTGACCTGCGCTTACAACGATATGATTTGATTATCGATATGCCACCGCGTGGTCGAACAGTCTTAAAATTAGAACCTGTGTTTTCTGAGCGTTTGATGGTGGTGTGCAGTATGAATCATCCGCGTATTCATGATTCTTGTTCGGTAGAGCAGTTCTTGGAAGAAGAGCATGTCGTGGTGTCACGCTGGCATGCACGTAAAAGCTTGATGAATGAAGAAGATATTGCAGATTTAGCGCAGCGAAAAATTGTGTATCGTGCCTCTGGTGCAATGGAAATGCTGCCGGTTATTGATGGTAGTGAATACATTGGTATGTTGCCGTTATCGACCATTCAGCATTTTTCTAACACGTATAACATCAAAGCGGTTCCACTGCCTTTTAATGACAAAGTTCATGACCTTTGCGCTATTTGGCACTCCAGCCGCCATAATGAAAGTGCACACCAATGGTTGAGAACTCAACTCAAGCAAGCTGGAAAAGCGCTCTAGTAATGCAGAGTAGAAACTGGCCCACTACGGAAGCTGTGAGTTAGCTCTCTGTGAGTTTTAGATAGAGTACACAGATAGAGCGCTCAAGTTTTGGGCGCTCTATCTGTATCAAGAGATGCTTAATGCATTCTTAAATTGTACATTACAGTTTTTGAATGGTGTCCACATCAATCTGGGTTGTCGTCCACTCAGAATCGACTTCACCACGTATTGCGACTTTGTCTTGTGGGGAAACATCTTGGCCACGCCAGTCTTCATTATCGATCTCGACTTCAATTTGGCCCGTTTCGTCTTTGAATAGGTATGTTTCATCACCTAAGGCTTGCACAATGTTACCCGTTAGCAATACGTAACTGTCATCTGCGGCATTTTGTGCATCTTTAACTGTGCTAATAGCAGCAGTGTCAGGGCCAGTAAAGGCTGCCAACGCTGAACCTGAAACAAGTGCTAGCATTGACATAACGATCAGTTTTTTCATTTCAATGGCTTCCTAATTTAGAAGTAGTAGGTAGAACCTAGATTGATAGAAGCAGTATTTGCGTAACTATCCAATTGGTATTTTGCATTTGCACCAATGGTGAGTTGTGGGAAAATTCGGTACTCTGCACCTACAGAAACCATCGCGCCCAGTTCGTTAGAGTCATGTTTGATTGCAGGGCCTTGTGCAACGGAGCTTTCGTGGTCGGTTAGCTCATTTTCTGTTTCTAAGTATTTACCTGCGTGAGCGTCGTATTGTGTGTAAGTCAAACCTGCTTTTACTTTTGCAGACCATTTTTGGTTTAGTGCGTAGTTAAACACTGGCGCGAGAGTAATTTGTTTTGCCTTGATTGATGAATCCCACTCCATTTCCTTTTTGATTCCGGTTGCAGGATCAAAGCTTTCAAATCGTGAACGACTGTCATCTAGATCAAATTGGCTGTAACCCAATTCAATGCCCCAAACATCATTCAGTTGATAACCAATGAAACCGCCAAAAATACCGTCTTCCAATTCTGGATTAAGATTGACACTATCCGATTTAAAGGTTGTTTCAAAATCGTGGTCAGTGGTGCCGAATCCGTATTCCAAGCCAACATATGGCGCAGCCACAGCAGAAAATGAACTAGCAGCAAGAATCGTTAGGAGTGTTTTTTTCATTTTTGTTTTTACCTCTTCATTTTGATGGGGGCATTGTGCGTGAAGAGGTGTGAAGTGTTCGTGAAGAAGTTAGTTACTATAGAAAACTCCCCAATAAAGGGGAGTTTGTTAGATGAGGCGCAAATTCATGGAGATAAAGATCGAATGAATACCGACTAGTAAATGCTGCACCACTCGTTTTGCATGTCAATCAGGTGCCAATTATCGCGTTGTTTGGCTTCATCCATCGCTTTGTCTAAGCGGCCGACGCTAGACTCTCGGTCATATTTCCATTCACGCTCTGCGTCAGTATGATGAACAATCATCGCCATCGAGTTAGGTTGGCTTGTGGCCCATTGCATCATTGCGTGGTCCC
This genomic interval carries:
- a CDS encoding LysR family transcriptional regulator, which encodes MKSTDLNLIPIFVAIYEEQNLSKAAARLDISQPAVSKALARLRDIYDEPLFHRSTSGVEPTSFAMDIYPAMGAALKNFTSTLSASSSFDPKVSNRIFSIACVSVASYELMPQLMRQIRKNAPNVGLEVHPLFTEDYESDLRLQRYDLIIDMPPRGRTVLKLEPVFSERLMVVCSMNHPRIHDSCSVEQFLEEEHVVVSRWHARKSLMNEEDIADLAQRKIVYRASGAMEMLPVIDGSEYIGMLPLSTIQHFSNTYNIKAVPLPFNDKVHDLCAIWHSSRHNESAHQWLRTQLKQAGKAL
- a CDS encoding YgiW/YdeI family stress tolerance OB fold protein, which translates into the protein MKKLIVMSMLALVSGSALAAFTGPDTAAISTVKDAQNAADDSYVLLTGNIVQALGDETYLFKDETGQIEVEIDNEDWRGQDVSPQDKVAIRGEVDSEWTTTQIDVDTIQKL
- a CDS encoding AcfA family outer membrane beta-barrel protein, with product MKKTLLTILAASSFSAVAAPYVGLEYGFGTTDHDFETTFKSDSVNLNPELEDGIFGGFIGYQLNDVWGIELGYSQFDLDDSRSRFESFDPATGIKKEMEWDSSIKAKQITLAPVFNYALNQKWSAKVKAGLTYTQYDAHAGKYLETENELTDHESSVAQGPAIKHDSNELGAMVSVGAEYRIFPQLTIGANAKYQLDSYANTASINLGSTYYF
- a CDS encoding BatD family protein, giving the protein MMNAIKLGKYALAKFISPIPVVCALVFWGVANAQDPQAFLKQENDVELLAWVGKAGVTSDNKEAAKFSVNEQVILYIDVATPRWFTRGTRIGSVEIPNVIAKQRNQLATNYTERKDGQTWSRQRWEITLYPQASGEYVVPPIAVSVEVSASDGSKMSGVLYTQPIKFEASMPSGLLNQESQWFAATNVEVVQEWQTSNDDLKVGDAITRTITINAQDSLSVLLPDLLSNESTASYQAYPQPNRLDDTQTRGDYQSSRIEESVYVIQQGGEFALPEYQFQWWNSKNQQLETVIVEGKTFKAKHTLNSFIRMYSGWLVGSFVTLFVIVGAVLIAHRYYQTRPTPPWLMFHRMVKAQQWGAVRAILYQQLRANTGLLEMNKANNSKDWQQRSRQLQSGEENRGLMHSVWRTIKNMKSKRFRFRLPKALPKLDNVDQTKELSK
- a CDS encoding bifunctional diaminohydroxyphosphoribosylaminopyrimidine deaminase/5-amino-6-(5-phosphoribosylamino)uracil reductase RibD; its protein translation is MSQQFMQRALEVSRNALPDCQPNPPVGCVLVKDGQIVSEGFTQAIGGNHAEVEALNAYQGDVSDVTAYVTLEPCSFVGRTPACAKTLVTSGIKKVVVAMLDPDPRNAGTGIDILKEGGVEVEVGLCGQEVSTFLTPYLGKS